The following DNA comes from Methanothrix sp..
AGACTATCCGGTCACCGCTGATCCTGGGCCTGATCTGCTCGCCGTTCGCAGAGGATACCACCACCTCATTCCCGGTGGATAGATCCAGGAGGCGTATCTGATAAGTTCCCGTGCGATCGTCTGCCCAGACCACTCTATTGCCGCTGATGTCCGGCTGGGTCTGGTTGCCCTCTGCAGTGGTGACTGCAGACTCAGTCTTATTGATGACGTCATACATATAGATGTCTGCGTTCCCAGAGCGCATATCCTGCCAGACGATGCGCTCGCCGGAGACGGCAGGGCTGATCTGGAAGAAGGGATCGATGCAAACCCATCTCTCCAGGCCGGTCTCCAGATCGTACATGAATATGTCATAATTTCCGCTCCTGTTGTCTGACCAGGCCACAATATGCCCATCCAGTGCAGGCTGCATCTGCTCTCCTGCAATTATGGCTATGGGGCGTTCCTTTCCAAACTCCACCCCGCTGGCCATTCCTGCCAAGAGGAGAGCTATTATCATGATAGAAAGCCTAATCATCCTGTGCATCTCATCACTTCTCACAACTTCTCATCACTTCTCACAACTTCTCATCACTTCTCGCAACTTCTCATCACTTCTCGCAACTTCTCATCACTTCTCGCAACTTCTCGTTACTTCTCATCGCTCTATGATCTTTATTATCCATCATCTGCGATCTATTCTACGATCATCTGCGATCTATTCTACGATCATCTGCGATCTATTCTACGATCTCTTTTCTCGCTTGATGGCCCATGATTTTGGCGAGCCACTATAAGGACTTTTCTCGACGTTTGCCGTGATCAATCCAAGAAGAGTTTAGGTGCGGACCGGACCGGAGCCGGAGTGAGAATGGGCCGGGCTAGCGGATCACAGTTCGGTCCAGGCTCACCAGGAAAAAGCAAGGAGCGGCCAGTCAAGGGTGGGCTTCAATGCGGCCAGATAGCAGTAAATCCCTATGGGATACCTCTTGACCTGGCTCTTGGCAGTGAATGCCATTGCGCTGAGATAGGGATTATCCAGGAGCGTCAGCTTCAGGTTCTGCCCCTGAGACTGTGCGGATCCCCTCAGCGGTATCGCCACAATTCCTGCTCCCTGCCAGTAGAAGAATGCAATGAGCAGGATGAATAGGCAGCTTAAGAGGACAGTGTATCTGGGGCGAACTCATACCTGCAGGAGATCCAGGCCAGTCCGTCCAGGTGCTTGGACCAGTTGATCCTTTTCGTCTCTTCTTCAGGTCTTCATTGAAGCTTGTGGCGCGAAGATCGGCATTTCCGGATAGTTGAGCTCCCTGAAAGCAGAATCATTTTTGAAAGCTGCCCTGCCCAAATCAGCAACGACTTTATATTCCTTTCTGCTAACCCCCTAGACAGACCGGGAGGAACTCAGTTGAAGGCCTATCTCACAATGGATGATGTCAAACTCGATAATAAACGGGTCCTGGTAAGGGTCGACTTCAACTCCCCCATGGACCCGAGCGGAAATATCCTGGATGACAAACGGATCAAGAGCCATTTAGATACTCTGCGCGCCCTGGAGGATTGCCGGGTGGTCCTCATGGCCCATCAGAGCAGGGCAGGAAAGAAGGACTATACCACAATGGAGGCCCATGCCCGCTCTGCTACCAGGCTACTTCGACGCGATGTCACCTATGTTGATGATATCTTCGGCTCTCATGCTCAAAAGGCCATAAAATCCCTCATCCCAGGGGAGGTTCTTCTCCTGGAGAACACCCGCTTTTATGCTGAGGAGAACATGAACCGCACCCCTGCGGATCATGCCAAGAGCCATATGGTAAAGAAGCTGGCTCCTCTTTTCGACCTCTTTATAAACGATGCTTTTGCCGTCTCCCACCGCTCTCATTGCTCTGTGGTCGGCTTCACTGAGGTCCTGCCCAGCATTGCCGGCCTTCTTATGGACAGGGAGATCACAGCACTGGATAGAGGCCTGAAGGGCGATGAGCATCCTGCAGTCTATTCCCTGGGTGGGACCAAGGTAGACGACTCCATCAAGGTGATAGAGCATGTTCTGCAACGGGGTGGGGCGGACAAGATTCTGACCTCTGGTGTGGTGGCAACGGTCTTCATGATGGCGGCAGGAATCGATGTTGGAGAAGCCAATCGCAAGTTCGTCGAGGATCAGGAGTATCTGGAGCAGATACCCTTGGCCACAAGGCTGCTGGCAGATTATCCGGACAAGATCTCAATTCCGCTGGACGTGGCTCTGAACAAGGATGGAAAGAGGGTAGAGGTTGCCGTCACTGCTATCCCCAAAGATCTTCCCATAGCTGATATCGGTCTGGAGACGATAGTGGATTATTCCAAAGAGCTGAAGGATGCCCGGATTACAGTGATGAACGGGCCGGCAGGGGTGTTCGAGCAGGATAAGTTCCGGCTGGGCACATCTGAGCTGCTGAAGGCTGCAGCCGAGTCTGGCTACTCCATAGCCGGTGGAGGGCATAGCGTGGCCGCCATAGATCAGCTGGGTCTGGAGTCAAAATTCTCCCATGTGAGCATGGGCGGCGGAGCGAGCATAACCTATCTCTCAGGGGAGCCCCTGCCGGGGATCGAGGCCCTGAAAAGCTCCGCCCGGAGGATGCGCAAGGCTTAAAAAGCTCATTCAAGGCAGCTGCCCAGCCGCCATCTCCCTGCATCTTTGCAGGAGGGCGCCGGGTCTCCTTGGGCATCAAAAGAGGCGGCAGAGCTGTGCCCCCCGCCGTCCCCATCATGATCTCTGCCGATCTCGCCCATCATCTGGTTGAGGTTCAGGCCCGCTTTGACTGCTTTGCGGCTGGACCGGGCGCTTATCCTGACCCGGCCACTATGCCTTCCGGCAACAAAGGCCACATCCGCTCCCAGATCGATCAGCGCAGATGCTGCTGAGCCCTCAAATGAGTTCGCCCTG
Coding sequences within:
- a CDS encoding phosphoglycerate kinase, whose product is MDDVKLDNKRVLVRVDFNSPMDPSGNILDDKRIKSHLDTLRALEDCRVVLMAHQSRAGKKDYTTMEAHARSATRLLRRDVTYVDDIFGSHAQKAIKSLIPGEVLLLENTRFYAEENMNRTPADHAKSHMVKKLAPLFDLFINDAFAVSHRSHCSVVGFTEVLPSIAGLLMDREITALDRGLKGDEHPAVYSLGGTKVDDSIKVIEHVLQRGGADKILTSGVVATVFMMAAGIDVGEANRKFVEDQEYLEQIPLATRLLADYPDKISIPLDVALNKDGKRVEVAVTAIPKDLPIADIGLETIVDYSKELKDARITVMNGPAGVFEQDKFRLGTSELLKAAAESGYSIAGGGHSVAAIDQLGLESKFSHVSMGGGASITYLSGEPLPGIEALKSSARRMRKA